A single genomic interval of Mycobacterium sp. DL592 harbors:
- a CDS encoding ABC-F family ATP-binding cassette domain-containing protein: protein MAHLLGAEALHLEYPTQVVFESVTVGVNEGARIGIVGRNGDGKSSLMGMLTGRIIPDSGRVTRRGGIRVAALDQADTLDPAAAVGTVLVGDQAEHEWAGDARVRDVVDGLVSDIDWQMPVGSLSGGQRRRVQLAELLIGDWDVIALDEPTNHLDIEGITWLAEHLRNRWSPSSGGLLLVTHDRWFLDEVANTTWEVHDGIVEPFDGGYAAYVLQRVERDRVAAATEAKRQNLMRKELAWLRRGAPARTSKPKFRIDAANQLIADVPPLRNTVELSKLATARLGKDVIDLLDASVSFDGRPVLRDVEWRIGPGERTGIVGANGAGKSTLLGLIAGTLEPDGGRIKRGKTVRLAMLDQKSSQLADIEGDLVRDVVGRLKAGYVVDGRELTPTQLLERLGFRREQLSARVNELSGGQRRRLQLMLILLEEPNVLVLDEPTNDVDIDMLSATEDLLDSWPGTLIVVSHDRYLLERVTDQQYAIVDGHLRHLPGGVDEYLRIAARRHAADAAGPASAAPTPPAALSGAELRNVEKEIAALDRALSKLSYRVNAKHVELAEHDQADHIGLGRLTKELRELEAEVAEKENRWLELSELVD, encoded by the coding sequence GTGGCGCACCTGCTGGGGGCCGAAGCCCTCCACCTCGAGTATCCGACTCAGGTGGTTTTCGAGTCGGTGACCGTCGGTGTCAACGAGGGCGCGCGGATCGGGATCGTCGGACGTAACGGCGACGGAAAATCCAGCTTGATGGGCATGCTGACGGGCCGCATCATCCCGGACTCCGGCCGTGTCACCCGCCGCGGCGGCATCCGGGTGGCGGCGCTGGACCAGGCCGACACCCTCGACCCGGCCGCCGCTGTCGGTACGGTCCTCGTCGGGGATCAGGCCGAACACGAGTGGGCGGGCGACGCCCGGGTACGCGACGTCGTCGACGGCTTGGTGTCCGACATCGACTGGCAGATGCCGGTGGGATCGCTGTCGGGCGGGCAGCGCCGCCGCGTCCAACTTGCCGAACTGCTGATCGGTGACTGGGATGTGATCGCTCTCGACGAGCCGACCAACCACCTCGATATCGAAGGCATCACCTGGCTCGCCGAGCACCTGAGGAACCGCTGGTCACCCAGTTCCGGCGGGTTGCTGCTGGTCACCCACGACCGCTGGTTCCTCGACGAGGTCGCGAACACGACGTGGGAGGTTCACGACGGGATCGTCGAGCCGTTCGACGGCGGCTATGCGGCCTATGTTCTGCAGCGCGTGGAACGTGACCGGGTGGCGGCGGCGACGGAAGCCAAGCGGCAGAACCTGATGCGCAAGGAGTTGGCGTGGTTGCGCCGCGGCGCACCGGCGCGCACCTCCAAGCCGAAGTTCCGGATCGACGCGGCCAACCAGTTGATCGCCGACGTCCCGCCACTGCGCAACACCGTGGAACTGTCCAAGCTCGCGACCGCGCGGCTGGGCAAGGACGTCATCGACCTGCTCGATGCGTCCGTGTCGTTCGACGGCCGGCCGGTATTGCGTGACGTCGAATGGCGCATCGGCCCGGGCGAGCGCACCGGCATCGTCGGCGCCAACGGCGCCGGGAAGTCGACGCTGCTGGGCCTGATCGCCGGCACGCTGGAGCCCGATGGCGGCCGGATCAAGCGCGGCAAGACCGTTCGGCTGGCCATGCTCGACCAGAAGTCCAGCCAGCTCGCCGATATCGAGGGTGATCTGGTCCGCGATGTGGTGGGCCGCCTCAAGGCGGGGTACGTGGTCGACGGACGCGAGCTGACGCCCACACAACTGTTGGAGCGCTTGGGTTTTCGCCGCGAACAGCTGTCTGCTCGGGTCAATGAGCTCTCCGGCGGACAGCGCCGCCGCCTGCAGCTGATGCTGATCCTGCTCGAGGAGCCCAATGTGCTGGTGCTCGACGAGCCGACCAACGACGTCGACATCGACATGCTCTCGGCCACCGAGGATCTGCTCGACTCCTGGCCCGGCACCCTGATCGTGGTGTCCCACGACCGCTACCTCCTCGAGCGCGTCACCGACCAGCAGTACGCGATCGTCGACGGCCACCTGCGGCACCTGCCCGGCGGAGTCGACGAATATCTGCGGATCGCCGCACGCCGGCACGCTGCGGATGCTGCCGGACCTGCCTCTGCGGCCCCGACACCGCCCGCCGCGCTGTCGGGCGCGGAATTGCGCAACGTCGAAAAGGAAATCGCTGCGCTGGACCGCGCGCTGAGCAAACTGTCCTACCGGGTGAACGCCAAGCACGTCGAACTGGCCGAACACGACCAAGCCGACCACATCGGGCTCGGCCGGCTGACCAAGGAGCTGCGCGAGCTGGAGGCCGAGGTCGCCGAAAAGGAGAACCGCTGGCTGGAGCTTTCCGAGCTGGTCGACTAG
- the argJ gene encoding bifunctional glutamate N-acetyltransferase/amino-acid acetyltransferase ArgJ, giving the protein MTRLLRTQGVTAPAGFRATGIAAGIKKSGALDLALVLNEGPDYAAAGVFTRNQVKAAPVLWSQQVLTTGKLRAVLLNSGGANACTGAPGFQDTHATAEALAAALSEWGTETGPIEVAVCSTGLIGDRLPMDKVLAGVSEIVHELAGGLTGGEEAARAIMTTDTVPKQVALHHAPDSGQNWTVGGMAKGAGMLAPSLATMLVVLTTDAVADATALDTALRRAAAKTFDRLDVDGSCSTNDTVLLLASGASEITPSQDDLDEAVLRVCDDLCAQLQADAEGVTKRVAITVTGAPNEADAVTAARVIGRDSLVKTALFGSDPNWGRVLAAVGMVPFTIEHDRITVSFNGFPVCVDGAGAPGARDVDLSGPDIDVTVDLKLGDGRATIRTTDLSHAYVEENSAYSS; this is encoded by the coding sequence GTGACCAGACTGCTGCGCACCCAGGGTGTCACCGCCCCGGCCGGCTTCCGGGCCACCGGGATCGCCGCGGGTATCAAGAAGTCCGGTGCTCTGGACCTCGCGCTGGTGCTCAACGAGGGACCCGACTACGCCGCCGCCGGGGTGTTCACCCGCAATCAGGTCAAGGCGGCCCCGGTGCTGTGGAGCCAGCAGGTGCTGACGACCGGAAAGCTGCGCGCGGTGCTGCTGAACTCCGGCGGTGCAAACGCCTGCACTGGCGCGCCGGGCTTCCAGGACACCCACGCCACAGCCGAGGCGCTGGCGGCCGCCCTGTCGGAATGGGGCACCGAGACCGGGCCGATCGAAGTCGCGGTGTGTTCCACCGGCTTGATCGGCGACCGGCTCCCGATGGACAAGGTGCTGGCCGGGGTCAGCGAGATCGTGCACGAACTCGCCGGTGGGCTTACCGGCGGTGAGGAAGCCGCCCGGGCCATCATGACCACCGATACCGTGCCGAAACAGGTTGCGCTGCATCACGCGCCGGACTCCGGGCAGAACTGGACAGTCGGGGGGATGGCCAAGGGGGCGGGCATGCTCGCCCCGTCGCTGGCCACCATGCTGGTGGTGCTCACCACCGACGCGGTGGCCGACGCCACCGCTCTGGACACCGCACTGCGCCGTGCCGCCGCAAAGACATTCGACCGCCTCGACGTCGACGGCAGCTGCTCGACCAACGACACCGTGCTGCTGCTGGCCTCCGGCGCCAGCGAGATCACCCCCAGTCAGGACGATCTCGACGAGGCGGTGCTGCGGGTGTGCGACGACCTGTGCGCCCAGCTGCAGGCCGACGCCGAGGGTGTCACCAAGCGGGTGGCCATCACCGTCACCGGCGCCCCGAACGAGGCCGACGCGGTCACCGCAGCCCGGGTGATCGGCCGCGACAGCCTGGTCAAGACCGCGCTGTTCGGCTCGGACCCGAACTGGGGCCGGGTGCTCGCCGCGGTCGGGATGGTGCCGTTCACCATCGAGCATGACCGGATCACGGTGTCCTTCAACGGGTTCCCGGTGTGCGTCGACGGGGCCGGCGCTCCGGGTGCCCGCGACGTCGACCTGTCCGGACCCGACATCGACGTCACCGTGGACCTCAAGCTCGGTGACGGACGGGCCACCATCCGCACCACCGACCTCTCGCACGCCTACGTCGAAGAGAACTCGGCCTACAGCTCATGA
- a CDS encoding MFS transporter has translation MTHSGGYHLFAQRQFRELWLANLLSGLGLVMLLLGAAWVMLSLTTNPLLVSMVQTAVSLPFLVFGIPAGIASDLYGHRRLLLGAHTWMLLAVAGLAALTFSGHLNAGSLLVALFLIGIGMVFQQAAWKPFLHDLLPADQLVAAISFNALSNKLAQVVGPLLGGLLVGFRGALLVFGIRGLSHVVMMAVVRRVPKPLGRTETGSFREALASFAGGWRSLRASRELYGPLIRLAAFMLPCTGMVALLPLEAKENIQTEVIGYGGLLTALATGTVSAVSLMPWMQTRARMSVLSSAALAGFSLAVLGISQWDSMPLDASFLLVAGFCWGILTVAHQWAVQTAAPADSRGLMTSFYTLTLQGSLAAGSLLFGLIATWIGVSPTILICGLVAGCGLLLVRPFPMPDAVAQTA, from the coding sequence GTGACACACAGCGGGGGATACCACCTTTTCGCGCAGCGCCAGTTCCGCGAATTGTGGTTGGCGAACCTGCTTTCCGGCCTCGGGCTGGTCATGCTGTTGCTCGGCGCCGCCTGGGTGATGCTGTCGTTGACGACGAACCCTCTTCTGGTCAGCATGGTGCAAACGGCCGTCAGCCTGCCGTTTCTCGTGTTCGGGATCCCCGCCGGTATCGCCTCGGATCTCTACGGCCACCGGCGCCTGCTGCTCGGCGCGCACACCTGGATGCTGCTGGCCGTAGCCGGCCTCGCCGCGCTCACCTTCAGCGGACACCTCAACGCCGGATCGCTGTTGGTGGCGCTGTTCCTCATCGGCATCGGCATGGTCTTTCAGCAGGCGGCGTGGAAACCCTTTCTGCACGACCTCCTTCCGGCCGACCAGCTGGTCGCCGCGATCTCGTTCAACGCGTTGAGCAACAAACTCGCCCAGGTCGTCGGACCGCTGCTCGGCGGTCTTCTGGTCGGTTTCAGAGGTGCGCTGCTGGTGTTCGGCATCCGCGGGCTGTCCCATGTCGTGATGATGGCCGTCGTCAGGCGGGTGCCCAAACCCCTGGGCCGCACCGAGACCGGTTCGTTCCGGGAGGCACTGGCCTCCTTCGCCGGCGGGTGGCGTTCACTGCGGGCCTCCCGCGAGTTGTACGGCCCGCTGATCCGGCTGGCCGCGTTCATGCTGCCCTGCACCGGGATGGTGGCGTTGTTGCCGCTGGAAGCCAAGGAGAACATCCAGACCGAGGTCATCGGATACGGCGGGCTGCTTACGGCGCTCGCCACGGGAACGGTGTCGGCAGTGTCGTTGATGCCATGGATGCAGACGCGCGCGCGGATGAGCGTGTTGAGTTCGGCTGCGCTGGCGGGGTTTTCGCTCGCGGTCCTGGGAATCAGCCAGTGGGACAGCATGCCGCTCGACGCGTCGTTCCTCCTGGTCGCCGGATTCTGCTGGGGCATCCTCACGGTGGCTCATCAGTGGGCGGTGCAGACGGCGGCACCGGCCGACAGTCGTGGCCTGATGACGTCGTTCTACACGCTGACCCTGCAGGGTTCGCTGGCTGCGGGCAGTCTGCTGTTCGGGCTGATCGCAACCTGGATCGGGGTGAGCCCGACGATCCTGATCTGCGGCCTCGTCGCGGGGTGCGGGCTGCTGCTCGTGCGGCCGTTCCCGATGCCCGACGCCGTTGCGCAGACGGCCTAG
- a CDS encoding argininosuccinate synthase has product MSERVILAYSGGLDTSVAISWIGKETGREVVAVAIDLGQGGEDMEVVRQRALDCGAVEAVVVDARDEFAEQYCLPAIQSNALYMDRYPLVSALSRPLIVKHLVEAAREHGGAIVAHGCTGKGNDQVRFEVGFASLAPHLEVLAPVRDYAWTREKAIAFAEENAIPINVSKRSPFSIDQNVWGRAVETGFLEHLWNAPTKDVYDYTEDPTLNWNTPDEVIVGFERGVPVSIDGNPVTVLEAIVELNRRAGAQGVGRLDVVEDRLVGIKSREIYEAPGAMVLITAHTELEHVTLERELGRFKRGTDRKWGELVYDGLWFSPLKRSLEAFVADTQKHVTGEIRMVLHGGHIAVNGRRSPESLYDFNLATYDEGDTFDQSSAKGFVHVHGLSSKIAARRDFRADDTARRDLAGNQT; this is encoded by the coding sequence ATGTCCGAGCGCGTCATCTTGGCGTATTCCGGCGGTCTGGACACCTCGGTGGCCATCAGCTGGATCGGCAAGGAGACCGGCCGGGAGGTCGTGGCCGTGGCCATCGACCTCGGTCAGGGCGGCGAGGACATGGAAGTGGTCCGCCAGCGCGCCCTGGACTGCGGAGCGGTCGAGGCGGTCGTGGTCGATGCCCGCGACGAATTCGCCGAGCAGTACTGCCTGCCGGCCATCCAGTCCAATGCCCTCTACATGGACCGCTACCCGCTGGTGTCGGCGCTGAGCCGCCCGCTGATCGTCAAGCACCTGGTGGAGGCGGCCCGTGAGCACGGCGGCGCGATCGTCGCCCACGGCTGCACCGGCAAAGGCAACGATCAAGTCCGGTTCGAGGTCGGATTCGCCTCGCTGGCACCGCATCTGGAGGTTCTGGCCCCCGTCCGCGACTATGCGTGGACCCGGGAGAAGGCCATCGCGTTCGCCGAGGAGAACGCCATCCCGATCAACGTCTCCAAGCGTTCCCCGTTCTCCATCGACCAGAACGTGTGGGGCCGGGCGGTGGAAACCGGTTTCCTGGAGCACCTGTGGAACGCGCCCACCAAGGATGTCTACGACTACACCGAAGACCCGACGCTGAACTGGAACACCCCTGACGAGGTGATCGTCGGGTTCGAGCGCGGCGTTCCGGTGTCCATCGACGGCAACCCGGTGACGGTGCTGGAGGCCATCGTCGAGTTGAACCGGCGGGCGGGGGCCCAAGGCGTCGGTCGCCTCGATGTCGTGGAGGACCGCCTGGTCGGTATCAAGAGCCGGGAGATCTACGAGGCGCCGGGCGCGATGGTGCTCATCACCGCGCACACCGAACTCGAACACGTCACCCTCGAACGTGAGCTCGGCCGGTTCAAGCGCGGCACCGACCGCAAGTGGGGTGAGCTGGTCTATGACGGACTGTGGTTCTCGCCGCTGAAGCGCTCGCTGGAGGCGTTCGTCGCCGACACCCAGAAGCACGTCACCGGCGAGATCCGAATGGTGTTGCACGGTGGGCACATTGCCGTCAACGGCCGGCGCAGCCCCGAGTCGCTCTACGACTTCAACCTCGCCACCTACGACGAGGGTGACACCTTCGACCAGTCCTCGGCCAAGGGATTCGTCCACGTGCACGGCCTGTCGTCGAAGATCGCCGCCCGGAGGGACTTCCGGGCAGACGACACAGCCCGCCGTGACCTGGCAGGCAACCAGACGTGA
- the argB gene encoding acetylglutamate kinase gives MTVPTQAKAAVLAEALPWLKALHGRIVVVKYGGNAMTDDLLKAAFAADMVFLRNVGIHPVVVHGGGPQISAMLKKLGIAGDFKGGFRVTTPEVLDVARMVLFGQVGRELVNLINSHGPYAVGLTGEDAQLFTAVRRSVNVDGVATDIGLVGDVDRVNTAAIMDLIAAGRIPVVSTIAPDVDGVVHNINADTAAAALAEALGAEKLLMLTDVEGLYTRWPDLDSLVSEIDTATLTQLLPSLETGMVPKIEACLRAVEGGVPSAHVIDGRVEHCVLVELFTDEGTGTKVTP, from the coding sequence ATGACCGTCCCTACCCAGGCAAAGGCGGCGGTGCTGGCCGAAGCGTTGCCGTGGCTCAAGGCGCTGCACGGCAGGATCGTCGTGGTCAAGTACGGCGGAAACGCGATGACCGACGACCTGCTCAAGGCGGCGTTCGCCGCCGACATGGTGTTCCTGCGCAATGTCGGCATCCACCCCGTCGTCGTCCACGGCGGCGGTCCCCAGATCAGCGCCATGCTCAAAAAGCTCGGTATCGCAGGCGATTTCAAGGGTGGCTTCCGCGTCACCACACCCGAGGTGCTCGACGTCGCACGGATGGTGCTGTTCGGTCAGGTCGGCCGTGAGCTGGTGAACCTGATCAACTCCCACGGCCCCTACGCGGTCGGGCTCACCGGGGAAGACGCTCAGCTATTCACGGCCGTGCGCCGCAGCGTCAACGTCGACGGTGTCGCCACCGACATCGGCCTCGTTGGCGATGTCGACCGGGTCAACACGGCTGCGATCATGGATCTCATTGCTGCCGGCCGGATTCCGGTGGTCTCGACGATCGCACCCGACGTAGACGGAGTGGTCCACAATATCAACGCCGACACCGCGGCGGCAGCGCTGGCAGAAGCACTCGGGGCCGAGAAGCTGTTGATGCTCACCGATGTCGAGGGCCTCTACACCCGCTGGCCCGACCTCGATTCGCTGGTGAGCGAGATCGACACCGCCACCCTGACCCAGCTGCTGCCGAGCCTGGAGACCGGCATGGTCCCCAAGATCGAGGCGTGCCTGCGGGCCGTTGAGGGCGGGGTGCCCAGCGCGCACGTCATCGACGGCCGCGTCGAACACTGTGTACTGGTCGAGCTTTTCACCGACGAGGGGACCGGAACGAAGGTGACGCCATGA
- a CDS encoding arginine repressor: MTTEVSSTRAGRQARIVAILSSQSVHSQSELAALLADEGIDVTQATLSRDLEELGAVKLRGADGGVGVYVVPEDGSPVRGVSGGTERMSRLLTDLLVSTDASGNLAVLRTPPGAAHYLASAIDRAALPDVVGTIAGDDTILVVAREPMTGAELATMFENIR, encoded by the coding sequence ATGACCACCGAAGTCAGCTCCACCAGGGCCGGACGCCAGGCCCGGATCGTCGCGATCCTGTCGTCGCAGTCGGTGCACAGCCAGAGCGAGCTCGCAGCACTGCTCGCCGACGAAGGTATCGACGTCACCCAGGCGACGTTGTCGCGTGACCTCGAGGAACTCGGTGCGGTCAAGCTCCGCGGGGCCGACGGCGGGGTGGGCGTCTACGTGGTCCCCGAGGACGGCAGTCCGGTGCGCGGGGTCTCCGGCGGCACCGAGCGCATGTCGCGACTGCTGACCGACCTGCTGGTGTCCACCGACGCCAGCGGTAATCTTGCCGTGCTGCGCACCCCGCCGGGCGCGGCGCATTACCTTGCCAGCGCGATTGACCGGGCAGCGTTGCCCGATGTCGTCGGCACCATCGCCGGCGACGACACCATCCTTGTGGTGGCCCGCGAGCCGATGACCGGTGCCGAACTGGCCACCATGTTCGAGAACATCCGCTAG
- the argH gene encoding argininosuccinate lyase: protein MSTNEGSLWGGRFADGPAPALAALSKSTHFDWVLAPYDVAASKAHAKVLHRAGLLTDEQRDGLLAGLDSLGTDVADGSFTPLVTDEDVHGALERGLIERVGADLGGRLRAGRSRNDQVATLFRMWLRDAMSRVASGALEVVSALATQAAAHPTAVMPGKTHLQAAQPVLLAHHLLAHAHPLLRDVDRIVDFDKRTAVSPYGSGALAGSSLGLDPDAIAEELGFAAASDNSIDATASRDFAAEAAFVLAMIGVDLSRLAEDIILWSTTEFGYVTLHDSWSTGSSIMPQKKNPDIAELARGKSGRLIGNLTGLLATLKAQPLAYNRDLQEDKEPLFDSVAQLELVLPAMAGLVATLTFDEDRMAALAPAGYTLATDIAEWLVRQGVPFRVAHEAAGAAVRTAESRGVGLDELSDEELAQVSDALTPQVRDVLTVDGSVSSRDARGGTAPVQVAHQLGVVRETAERLRLRLR, encoded by the coding sequence GTGAGCACCAACGAGGGCTCGTTGTGGGGCGGGCGCTTCGCCGACGGGCCCGCGCCGGCGCTGGCGGCGCTGAGCAAGTCCACCCACTTCGACTGGGTGCTGGCGCCCTATGACGTCGCCGCGTCCAAGGCGCACGCCAAGGTGCTGCACCGCGCCGGGCTACTGACCGACGAGCAGCGCGACGGTCTGCTGGCCGGCCTGGACAGCCTGGGCACCGACGTCGCCGACGGCAGCTTCACCCCGCTGGTGACCGACGAGGATGTGCACGGCGCGCTGGAGCGCGGCCTGATCGAGCGGGTGGGCGCCGACCTCGGCGGCCGGCTGCGGGCCGGGCGGTCCCGCAACGACCAGGTGGCCACCCTGTTCCGGATGTGGTTGCGCGACGCGATGTCCCGGGTCGCCAGCGGTGCCCTGGAAGTCGTCTCGGCGCTGGCCACCCAAGCCGCCGCGCACCCGACGGCGGTCATGCCGGGCAAGACTCACCTGCAGGCCGCCCAGCCGGTGCTGCTCGCACACCACCTGCTCGCCCACGCCCACCCGCTGTTGCGAGATGTCGACCGCATCGTCGACTTCGACAAGCGCACCGCGGTGTCGCCGTACGGTTCGGGTGCCCTGGCCGGCTCATCGCTGGGACTTGACCCCGACGCGATCGCCGAAGAGCTGGGATTCGCCGCGGCGAGCGACAATTCGATCGACGCGACGGCGTCCCGGGACTTCGCGGCTGAGGCCGCCTTCGTGCTGGCGATGATCGGCGTCGACCTGTCCCGGTTGGCCGAGGACATTATTCTTTGGAGCACAACAGAATTCGGCTACGTCACCCTGCACGACTCCTGGTCGACCGGCAGTTCGATCATGCCGCAGAAGAAGAACCCCGACATCGCCGAACTGGCCCGCGGCAAGTCGGGCCGGCTCATCGGCAACCTGACCGGGCTGCTGGCCACCCTCAAGGCGCAGCCCCTGGCTTACAACCGCGACCTGCAGGAGGACAAGGAGCCGCTGTTCGACTCGGTGGCCCAACTCGAGTTGGTGCTGCCCGCGATGGCCGGCCTGGTCGCGACTTTGACGTTCGACGAGGACCGGATGGCGGCGCTGGCCCCCGCCGGGTACACCCTGGCCACCGACATCGCCGAATGGCTGGTGCGCCAAGGCGTGCCGTTCCGGGTGGCGCACGAGGCCGCGGGTGCGGCGGTGCGCACCGCAGAGAGCCGGGGAGTGGGCCTCGACGAGTTGAGCGATGAGGAACTGGCTCAGGTCAGCGACGCCCTGACACCACAGGTGCGGGACGTGCTCACCGTCGACGGGTCGGTGTCGTCACGCGATGCCCGCGGCGGGACCGCCCCGGTGCAGGTGGCCCACCAGCTCGGCGTCGTGCGGGAGACCGCGGAGAGACTGCGGCTGCGGCTGCGGTGA
- the argF gene encoding ornithine carbamoyltransferase, which yields MSTLRHFLRDDDLSPAELAEVLELAAALKKEPLSRRPLEGPRGVAVIFDKNSTRTRFSFEIGIAQLGGHAVVVDGRATQLGREETLEDTGRVLSRYVDAIVWRTFAQNRLTAMASASTAPVVNALSDEFHPCQVLADLQTLVERKGSLDGLRMTYFGDGANNMAHSLMLGGVNAGISVTIAAPAGFEPDPRFVAAAQERGAQTGATVTLTADPIAAAKGADVLVTDTWTSMGQENDGLDRVGPFRPFQVNAELLSRADSEAVVLHCLPAHRGFEITDEVIDGPHSAVWDEAENRLHAQKALLVWLLDKR from the coding sequence ATGAGCACCCTTCGGCATTTCCTGCGCGACGACGACCTGTCCCCGGCCGAACTGGCCGAGGTTCTCGAGCTCGCTGCGGCCCTGAAGAAAGAGCCGCTGAGCCGGCGCCCGCTGGAGGGTCCGCGCGGCGTTGCGGTGATCTTCGACAAGAACTCCACCCGCACCCGGTTCTCGTTCGAGATCGGCATCGCCCAGCTGGGCGGCCACGCGGTGGTGGTCGACGGGCGTGCCACGCAGCTCGGCCGCGAGGAGACCCTGGAAGACACCGGCCGCGTGCTCTCCCGGTATGTCGATGCGATCGTGTGGCGCACGTTCGCCCAGAACCGGCTCACCGCCATGGCCTCTGCGTCCACCGCGCCGGTGGTCAATGCGCTGTCCGACGAGTTCCATCCCTGCCAGGTGCTCGCCGACCTGCAGACCCTCGTCGAGCGCAAGGGATCGCTGGACGGTCTGCGGATGACCTACTTCGGTGACGGCGCCAACAACATGGCGCATTCGCTGATGCTCGGCGGGGTCAATGCGGGGATCAGCGTGACCATCGCTGCCCCAGCAGGTTTCGAGCCCGATCCACGGTTCGTGGCGGCCGCGCAGGAACGCGGCGCTCAGACCGGGGCCACCGTGACCCTGACGGCCGATCCCATCGCGGCGGCCAAGGGTGCCGATGTGCTCGTCACCGACACCTGGACGTCGATGGGGCAGGAGAACGACGGGCTGGACCGGGTGGGCCCGTTCCGGCCGTTCCAGGTCAATGCCGAGCTGCTGTCGCGGGCGGACTCCGAAGCTGTTGTCCTGCATTGCCTTCCCGCGCACCGCGGCTTCGAGATCACCGATGAGGTGATCGACGGCCCGCACAGCGCGGTCTGGGATGAGGCCGAGAACCGGCTGCACGCCCAGAAGGCGCTACTGGTGTGGCTGTTGGATAAGCGATGA
- a CDS encoding acetylornithine transaminase, with the protein MSEGLLQRWQAVMMDNYGTPAVALVSGDGAVVTDENGKTYLDLLAGIAVNILGHRHPAVIDAVTNQLNTLGHTSNLYATEPGVALAEALVDHLGVDVPARVFFCNSGAEANEVAFKLTRLTGRTKLVAAENAFHGRTMGALALTGQPAKQAPFEPLPGFVTHVPYGDVEALAAAVDDDTAAVFLEPIMGEGGVVVPPAGYLVAAREITSRHGALLVLDEVQTGVGRTGAFYAHQHDGITPDVVTLAKGLGGGLPIGACLGIGPAADLMTPGLHGSTFGGNPVCTAAALAVLRVLAAEDLVERADVLGKTLSHGIEALGHPLVDHVRGRGLLRGVVLTAPQGKAVETVARDAGFLVNAAAPDVIRLAPPLVITEAQIDSFLAALPDILDKAAL; encoded by the coding sequence ATGAGCGAGGGACTGCTGCAGCGCTGGCAAGCCGTGATGATGGACAACTACGGCACCCCTGCGGTCGCGTTGGTCAGCGGCGATGGTGCCGTCGTCACCGACGAGAACGGCAAGACCTACCTCGACCTGCTGGCCGGGATCGCGGTCAACATTCTCGGCCACCGCCATCCGGCGGTCATCGATGCCGTCACGAACCAGCTGAACACGTTGGGCCACACCTCGAATCTGTACGCCACTGAACCCGGTGTCGCGCTGGCCGAGGCGCTCGTCGACCACCTCGGGGTCGATGTTCCGGCGCGGGTGTTCTTCTGCAACTCCGGCGCCGAAGCCAACGAGGTCGCCTTCAAGCTGACCCGGCTGACCGGACGGACCAAGCTCGTCGCCGCCGAGAACGCCTTCCACGGCCGCACCATGGGTGCGCTGGCACTGACCGGCCAGCCCGCCAAGCAGGCCCCGTTCGAGCCGCTGCCCGGTTTCGTCACGCACGTGCCGTACGGGGATGTCGAGGCGCTGGCCGCCGCCGTCGACGACGACACCGCGGCGGTGTTCCTCGAACCGATCATGGGGGAGGGCGGCGTCGTCGTCCCCCCGGCCGGCTACCTCGTCGCCGCCCGCGAGATCACCAGCCGCCACGGGGCCCTGCTGGTGCTCGACGAGGTCCAGACGGGGGTCGGGCGTACTGGAGCCTTTTATGCCCACCAGCACGACGGCATCACCCCCGACGTGGTCACGCTCGCCAAGGGGCTCGGCGGTGGCCTGCCGATCGGGGCCTGCCTGGGCATCGGTCCGGCGGCGGACCTGATGACACCGGGCTTGCACGGCAGCACGTTCGGCGGCAACCCGGTCTGCACTGCCGCGGCGTTGGCGGTGTTGCGGGTGCTGGCGGCCGAGGACCTCGTTGAGCGCGCCGACGTGCTGGGCAAGACGCTGTCGCACGGGATCGAAGCGCTGGGACACCCGCTGGTCGACCACGTCCGCGGACGGGGACTGCTGCGCGGTGTGGTGCTGACCGCGCCGCAGGGCAAGGCCGTCGAGACCGTGGCACGCGACGCCGGCTTCCTGGTCAACGCCGCCGCACCGGACGTGATCCGGTTGGCGCCCCCGCTGGTCATCACCGAAGCGCAGATCGACAGCTTCCTGGCCGCACTGCCCGACATCCTCGACAAGGCGGCACTATGA